ATATTGCCATGAAATGGCTTTGAGGATCCTCCTAGCATGTATTGAGGTACTTCTACTAATCTACCAACAGTCCCCTGTGGTAATCTGTGACAGTTACCCATGTTTAAAAcctttgtttatttaattgacTTTTTCTTCATCTTGGATTTGTCAGAAAAAGtgaaagtcatgattttttCTGATGTTATGTATAGTTTAGtatagatttataatttttacattCACATAATAttcattctctttctttcttgaaTGCAGAGCCATGCAAATCGGTACAAGCGATACATTGTTCCTGTGTTATCTGTTCAGATGGATTTCTATGTTCGAGTCTTTGTTCGAATTTTCACGTAAGTGGTCCACTTATAGTAATTGAGATGGGGCATGTAATATTGGTATACATactagaataaataatatttttatgtttttttaagtgaaaacaaaatttatctGATGCAGTTCTGCTAGTGCGATGAAGAATACTCCCCTCAAACTCTCATACGTATACCAGTGCACTGGTTGTGATTCCTTTCATCTCCAGCCTATTGGCCGGACGGCCTCCAACAAGGTAAGCCTCCAAATTTATTCTGTCTGGTTATTTGTCATTGAAAAGTTCATAGCTTGAAACCATGCACTTATTTTGGATGACCGAAATCAGATTGGTGTTCTGATTTATCCTTGACACGTTCATCATAATCATGACTTGAAACCAATAAAGAAGCATGGATATATAAAACATTGAAGAATATGTCCTTGCAAGCAAGGGACGAATTCTTTTGATGATAGATGCATGGTTGTTCTATCACCTTCAAACAACATGTGACAATGTTCTGAATCAATGGTttcaatttctaattttaatgatatttgtgTGTTGTTCTGATGTTGCCTTCTGATGTTGCATGGCTTTCCCCTCAGAATAACAGTGTAAGATATCTACCTGGGTTCGGTCCTGCTGTTCCTCAATTGTGCAGTCACTGTGGGAAGAAATTCAATATGGGGGGACCAATATGGTCTGCACCCATTCATGATCAAGATTGGGTAACTTCCATGCGAGTAGATGTGAATTCTATGAAGGATCGATATCCTGCTTATGATCGCATCTCTGCTGTATTGACTACAATTTCAGAGGTGTGCCTTATTTTCcttatctttgttttttccCACCTGATATCATATTTTCAACAAGTGTGCAGGATCAACAAGCAATAAATCATTGTAATTTTTCTCCTTGGAAGCTTACTTTGTACCATGAATGTTTCTTATTGTAGCATTATATGATAGATGTGTGTCCCATCCAAAGCATTTGACacattgtattaaaaaaaattggactGAGGTAAAAGATCAGCCAAATGAAGTTTTAGAGTATAGAGATGCTATTTTTCTCAGAGACATACTATAGAATGTCAGATGAGTATCTGAATTTTGTAGTTGTCATATGTTCTTGATCATGGCTTTGTGAGTCCTGATTTCCTGTAAAGATATTCAGATGGTTGCTCATATCGTTCAAACTTTTTGCAGGAGTTGCCTGATGTTCCTCTCTTTCTGAGTCTGCACAACCTCTGTGCAACACTAAAATGCACTTCTCCTTCTGCGGTAATCTTCCGCTCTGCTGTGATCAATGCAGGCTATCATATCTCTGGAACCCATGTGAATCCACTGGGGCTCAAGTCAGATGCTCCCATGGATGTCATTTGGGACATAATGCGTTGCTGGGTAAGGATTCCCTTTCAAACCTCACCCTTTTCTTAGCCTTTTACTGAGTTATATGCCCTTGATGGTTCAAGCAATTCACAACTGATTGAGGCTCCAATGTATTGTTTTTGTGCATGTGCAGCTTCTAGTTTATGCTAGGTAATTTAAGTGGCAATATATCTTATCTGTCATCTTTCCTTTCCTGTTTATGTAGGTCAAAAATCATCCTGTAAAAGCTCAACCACCTGATCAGCCAGGGAGTGTCATACTTGCCAAGGAACCAGTTCTTCAGGTATATGTTTAAACAGTGGTAGTTTTGGATTCATGCACATGACTTCTATTCTTTTTGTTGCATAGATTAAATTTGCACTCATCACCTacacatattcatatatacagcACATATATGCATTCCGCACACACCATTGCATGCATGATTGCAGTCACTATGGGCATAGGGCTAAGATTTTTCTTGCTTTATCGTTTGGGTAGGCAAGTAAGTCTTTAAACCCAGCATGAGGCTGAAAGTTTGATCTCATTGTTTAATTCCTTTGAACAGGCCAATTTCGCTCGAGCTGTTGCATCCTTTAGCAAGGCACAAGCCAAGAAAGTCGTTCGATTCCTTCCAAACCCTGAAAGGCACTGGGGCCCTAAGCTCAGAGCTGGTCGACAAATCACAACCAAGCACATCTCTCTTCTGGGTCCAGAGGTAGTAACTGGACATCTGAACCTTGAAGACAGTGAAAATCCCCATGCCAAGCGCCAGAAAATGGAGGCTCAGAAGAGTGAGGATCCAACCCCGAGTTCCTGAAGTGAAATTGTTTCATGTCAGTGTGTCACTCAACCTGTGCTTCTGAATTTGAGCAACTCTCTGGTGACTACAGAGGCAAAATTTTGGCAGTTTGAGTTTTGATTGGAATATGTAACTTAAGGATTTCATTGAATTGAAGTTAAATGTAATAAGATGTTATTTTTGAGGTATATAATTTGTcttctatttattattaataacaacTTAG
The genomic region above belongs to Mangifera indica cultivar Alphonso chromosome 15, CATAS_Mindica_2.1, whole genome shotgun sequence and contains:
- the LOC123198201 gene encoding probable tRNA (guanine(26)-N(2))-dimethyltransferase 2 isoform X3; translated protein: MCVVLSGALKPKGLLTTRRTKQSQGFLFFFWQCSSLFCRPSVHEKEEIAMAMEDLNDYTIIKEGEAEILMHAKNKVFYNKTQVNNRDISIAVLRAFVSKRKQEHEAVLSKRTSATKLSEKDASESAAEEVANDSVVNDEKSNGETEGPEEISQDEPCNNSEELAETMERKILRKLKPPRVLEALSASGLRSLRYALEVEGLGQVVAVDNDKASVEACKRNIKFNGSVACSKVESQLDDARVYMLTHPKEFDVVCTSYFVDLDPYGSPSIFLDSAVQSVVDGGMLMCTATDMAVLCGGNGEVCYSKYGSYPLKGKYCHEMALRILLACIESHANRYKRYIVPVLSVQMDFYVRVFVRIFTSASAMKNTPLKLSYVYQCTGCDSFHLQPIGRTASNKNNSVRYLPGFGPAVPQLCSHCGKKFNMGGPIWSAPIHDQDWVTSMRVDVNSMKDRYPAYDRISAVLTTISEELPDVPLFLSLHNLCATLKCTSPSAVIFRSAVINAGYHISGTHVNPLGLKSDAPMDVIWDIMRCWVKNHPVKAQPPDQPGSVILAKEPVLQANFARAVASFSKAQAKKVVRFLPNPERHWGPKLRAGRQITTKHISLLGPEVVTGHLNLEDSENPHAKRQKMEAQKSEDPTPSS
- the LOC123198201 gene encoding probable tRNA (guanine(26)-N(2))-dimethyltransferase 2 isoform X4 — translated: MCVVLSGALKPKGLLTTRRTKQSQGFLFFFWQCSSLFCRPSVHEKEEIAMAMEDLNDYTIIKEGEAEILMHAKNKVFYNKTQVNNRDISIAVLRAFVSKRKQEHEAVLSKRTSATKLSEKDASESAAEEVANDSVVNDEKSNGETEGPEEISQDEPCNNSEELAETMERKILRKLKPPRVLEALSASGLRSLRYALEVEGLGQVVAVDNDKASVEACKRNIKFNGSVACSKVESQLDDARVYMLTHPKEFDVVDLDPYGSPSIFLDSAVQSVVDGGMLMCTATDMAVLCGGNGEVCYSKYGSYPLKGKYCHEMALRILLACIESHANRYKRYIVPVLSVQMDFYVRVFVRIFTSASAMKNTPLKLSYVYQCTGCDSFHLQPIGRTASNKNNSVRYLPGFGPAVPQLCSHCGKKFNMGGPIWSAPIHDQDWVTSMRVDVNSMKDRYPAYDRISAVLTTISEELPDVPLFLSLHNLCATLKCTSPSAVIFRSAVINAGYHISGTHVNPLGLKSDAPMDVIWDIMRCWVKNHPVKAQPPDQPGSVILAKEPVLQANFARAVASFSKAQAKKVVRFLPNPERHWGPKLRAGRQITTKHISLLGPEVVTGHLNLEDSENPHAKRQKMEAQKSEDPTPSS
- the LOC123198201 gene encoding probable tRNA (guanine(26)-N(2))-dimethyltransferase 2 isoform X1, encoding MCVVLSGALKPKGLLTTRRTKQSQGFLFFFWQCSSLFCRPSVHEKEEIAMAMEDLNDYTIIKEGEAEILMHAKNKVFYNKTQVNNRDISIAVLRAFVSKRKQEHEAVLSKRTSATKLSEKDASESAAEEVANDSVVNDEKSNGETEGPEEISQDEPCNNSEELAETMERKILRKLKPPRVLEALSASGLRSLRYALEVEGLGQVVAVDNDKASVEACKRNIKFNGSVACSKVESQLDDARVYMLTHPKEFDVVCTSYFVDLDPYGSPSIFLDSAVQSVVDGGMLMCTATDMAVLCGGNGEVCYSKYGSYPLKGKYCHEMALRILLACIEVLLLIYQQSPVSHANRYKRYIVPVLSVQMDFYVRVFVRIFTSASAMKNTPLKLSYVYQCTGCDSFHLQPIGRTASNKNNSVRYLPGFGPAVPQLCSHCGKKFNMGGPIWSAPIHDQDWVTSMRVDVNSMKDRYPAYDRISAVLTTISEELPDVPLFLSLHNLCATLKCTSPSAVIFRSAVINAGYHISGTHVNPLGLKSDAPMDVIWDIMRCWVKNHPVKAQPPDQPGSVILAKEPVLQANFARAVASFSKAQAKKVVRFLPNPERHWGPKLRAGRQITTKHISLLGPEVVTGHLNLEDSENPHAKRQKMEAQKSEDPTPSS
- the LOC123198201 gene encoding probable tRNA (guanine(26)-N(2))-dimethyltransferase 2 isoform X2, with protein sequence MCVVLSGALKPKGLLTTRRTKQSQGFLFFFWQCSSLFCRPSVHEKEEIAMAMEDLNDYTIIKEGEAEILMHAKNKVFYNKTQVNNRDISIAVLRAFVSKRKQEHEAVLSKRTSATKLSEKDASESAAEEVANDSVVNDEKSNGETEGPEEISQDEPCNNSEELAETMERKILRKLKPPRVLEALSASGLRSLRYALEVEGLGQVVAVDNDKASVEACKRNIKFNGSVACSKVESQLDDARVYMLTHPKEFDVVDLDPYGSPSIFLDSAVQSVVDGGMLMCTATDMAVLCGGNGEVCYSKYGSYPLKGKYCHEMALRILLACIEVLLLIYQQSPVSHANRYKRYIVPVLSVQMDFYVRVFVRIFTSASAMKNTPLKLSYVYQCTGCDSFHLQPIGRTASNKNNSVRYLPGFGPAVPQLCSHCGKKFNMGGPIWSAPIHDQDWVTSMRVDVNSMKDRYPAYDRISAVLTTISEELPDVPLFLSLHNLCATLKCTSPSAVIFRSAVINAGYHISGTHVNPLGLKSDAPMDVIWDIMRCWVKNHPVKAQPPDQPGSVILAKEPVLQANFARAVASFSKAQAKKVVRFLPNPERHWGPKLRAGRQITTKHISLLGPEVVTGHLNLEDSENPHAKRQKMEAQKSEDPTPSS